One window from the genome of Streptomyces sp. NBC_00287 encodes:
- a CDS encoding quinone oxidoreductase family protein, with translation MAHAIRFKETGGPDVLRWEEVVVGDPGPGEVRIRHEAVGLNFADTYFRSGLYPAPLPAGLGVEAAGVVETVGEGVTHITEGDRVTYTGSPLGAYSTERVMPADSLIRLPDGIGFETAAAMTMRGLTSAYLLRRIHPLKAGDTILLTAAAGGVGLIVCQWAKLLGLTVIGTVSTEEKAELARAHGCDHVIHYRRENVAERVRELTDGAGVPVAFDSVGQTTYAASLASLRRRGLLVCFGTASGPVPPIDAMQLAVSGSLFVTRPALADYIADPAERAELAGELFDHVASGRIAIEINQRYALEDAVQAHRELEAGRTTGSSVFAL, from the coding sequence GTGGCCCACGCCATTCGCTTCAAGGAGACCGGCGGTCCCGACGTCCTGCGCTGGGAAGAGGTCGTCGTCGGCGACCCCGGCCCCGGCGAGGTACGGATCCGGCACGAAGCCGTCGGACTCAACTTCGCCGACACCTACTTCCGTAGCGGCCTGTATCCCGCACCGCTGCCCGCCGGACTGGGCGTCGAGGCCGCGGGTGTGGTCGAGACGGTGGGCGAGGGTGTCACCCACATCACCGAGGGCGACCGGGTCACGTACACCGGAAGCCCGCTCGGCGCCTACAGCACGGAACGGGTCATGCCCGCCGACTCCCTGATCCGGCTGCCGGACGGCATCGGCTTCGAGACCGCCGCCGCGATGACCATGCGCGGCCTCACCTCCGCATACCTGCTGCGCAGGATCCACCCGCTGAAAGCCGGCGACACGATCCTGCTGACCGCGGCGGCGGGCGGCGTCGGCCTCATCGTCTGCCAGTGGGCCAAGCTGCTCGGGCTCACCGTCATCGGCACCGTCTCCACCGAGGAGAAGGCCGAGCTGGCCCGCGCCCACGGCTGCGACCACGTCATCCACTACCGGCGCGAGAACGTGGCCGAGCGGGTGCGCGAACTGACCGACGGCGCCGGGGTCCCGGTCGCCTTCGACAGCGTGGGCCAGACCACCTACGCCGCCTCGCTCGCCTCGCTCCGGCGCCGCGGTCTGCTCGTCTGCTTCGGTACGGCTTCCGGGCCCGTTCCGCCCATCGACGCCATGCAACTGGCCGTCAGCGGCTCCCTGTTCGTCACCCGGCCGGCACTCGCCGACTACATCGCCGACCCGGCGGAGCGGGCGGAACTGGCGGGCGAGCTGTTCGACCACGTCGCCTCCGGCCGCATCGCCATCGAGATCAACCAGCGCTACGCGCTCGAGGACGCCGTACAGGCGCACCGCGAGCTGGAGGCGGGACGCACCACGGGATCGTCCGTCTTCGCCCTCTGA
- a CDS encoding TauD/TfdA dioxygenase family protein: MEKTAVPVREAPALVRPHSHGSIRVEPLTCTIGAELTGVNLADASRDDELFAEIKSLLLRYKVLFLRDQDITRAEHVAFAERFGPLEDHPVAGSDPDHPGLVRIYKDLDSPAEHYENALHTDATWRENPPMGAVLRCVESPPVGGDTIWVNMAEAHRRLPEHIRAQIQDLRARHSIEATFGAVMPQEKRHALKARFPDAEHPVVRTHPETGEQILFVNAFTTHFVNYHTPGNVRFGQDYAPGAGLLLNYLISQAAVPEYQVRWRWTPNSVAIWDNRSTQHYAVQDYWPAVRRMERAGIVGDRPF; this comes from the coding sequence ATGGAAAAGACCGCCGTTCCGGTGCGGGAAGCGCCGGCGCTCGTCCGCCCGCACTCCCACGGCTCGATCAGGGTCGAACCGCTGACCTGCACCATCGGCGCCGAACTCACCGGGGTGAACCTCGCCGACGCCTCACGCGACGACGAACTGTTCGCCGAGATCAAGTCCCTGCTCCTGCGGTACAAGGTGCTGTTCCTGCGCGACCAGGACATCACGCGCGCCGAGCACGTCGCCTTCGCCGAGCGCTTCGGCCCGCTGGAGGACCACCCGGTGGCGGGCAGTGACCCCGACCATCCCGGCCTGGTGCGGATCTACAAGGACCTGGACAGCCCGGCCGAGCACTACGAGAACGCGCTCCACACCGACGCCACCTGGCGCGAGAACCCACCCATGGGCGCGGTACTGCGCTGCGTCGAATCGCCCCCGGTGGGCGGCGACACGATCTGGGTCAACATGGCCGAGGCCCACCGCCGACTGCCGGAGCACATCAGGGCCCAGATCCAGGACCTGCGGGCCCGGCACAGCATCGAGGCCACCTTCGGCGCCGTCATGCCGCAGGAGAAGCGTCACGCGCTCAAGGCGCGGTTCCCCGACGCGGAGCACCCGGTGGTGCGCACCCACCCCGAGACCGGCGAACAGATCCTCTTCGTCAACGCCTTCACCACGCACTTCGTCAACTACCACACGCCCGGCAACGTCCGCTTCGGGCAGGACTACGCCCCCGGCGCGGGCCTCCTGCTGAACTACCTGATCAGCCAGGCCGCGGTCCCCGAGTACCAGGTGCGTTGGCGCTGGACGCCGAACAGCGTCGCCATCTGGGACAACCGCTCCACTCAGCACTACGCCGTCCAGGACTACTGGCCCGCCGTCCGCCGGATGGAGCGCGCCGGAATCGTCGGCGACAGACCGTTCTGA
- a CDS encoding MFS transporter, with the protein MGFLTTAAPAPERTGSGPSQWPVSRRYAWVVFALSFGLLLSDYMSRQVLNAVFPMLKADWLLSDAQLGSLSGIVALMVGLLTFPLSLLADRWGRVKSLVLAATMWSLATLGCAVAASYGQMFVGRLFVGIGEAAYGSVGIAVVLSVFPRALRASLSGAFIAGGAFGSVLGISIGGAVAQAYGWRWAFGVMGVFGLVLAAVYAVVVTEKRLTPRKDPAEEATGTDGRDRLRVLLPRLFSSVSVVSAYIGSGLQLFIAGALIAWLPSYFNRYYDMPTAKAGATAGLFALVIGIGMIAGGIASDRISRHAPVRKWAVAIACSVGSLVLLMTAFRLPAGQVQLLVLALGALLCAGTAGPGAAMVANLTPAAIAATAFATLTLAQSLLGLAPGPAVTGALADRFGLLGALQLVPLVAIAATVAFLIGRRHYDRDLLRLTGAAPVAEPKEPEVSS; encoded by the coding sequence ATGGGGTTTCTCACCACTGCGGCACCCGCCCCCGAGAGAACCGGCTCCGGTCCCTCCCAGTGGCCCGTGTCCCGGCGCTACGCCTGGGTGGTCTTTGCACTGAGTTTCGGGCTCCTGCTCTCGGACTACATGTCCCGGCAGGTCCTCAACGCCGTCTTCCCGATGCTGAAGGCCGACTGGCTGCTCTCGGACGCCCAACTGGGCTCCCTCAGCGGCATCGTGGCACTGATGGTCGGTCTGCTCACCTTCCCCCTCTCGCTGCTCGCAGACCGATGGGGCAGGGTGAAATCCCTGGTCCTCGCGGCGACGATGTGGAGCCTGGCGACACTCGGCTGCGCGGTGGCGGCGAGCTACGGCCAGATGTTCGTCGGCCGCCTCTTCGTAGGCATAGGTGAGGCCGCGTACGGCAGCGTCGGCATCGCCGTGGTCCTCAGCGTCTTCCCGCGCGCCCTGCGGGCGTCGCTCTCGGGGGCCTTCATCGCGGGCGGGGCCTTCGGCTCGGTCCTGGGTATATCCATCGGCGGCGCCGTGGCCCAGGCGTACGGCTGGCGCTGGGCGTTCGGTGTGATGGGCGTCTTCGGCCTGGTGCTCGCGGCCGTCTACGCAGTCGTGGTCACGGAGAAGCGGCTGACTCCGCGCAAGGATCCGGCCGAGGAAGCGACCGGCACCGACGGGCGCGACCGTCTGCGCGTGCTCCTCCCCCGGCTGTTCTCCTCCGTCTCGGTCGTCAGCGCCTACATCGGCAGCGGTCTGCAACTGTTCATCGCGGGCGCCCTGATCGCCTGGCTGCCCAGCTACTTCAACCGCTACTACGACATGCCCACCGCGAAGGCAGGCGCGACCGCGGGGCTCTTCGCCCTGGTGATCGGCATCGGCATGATCGCCGGCGGAATCGCCTCGGACCGGATCAGCCGACATGCCCCGGTCCGCAAGTGGGCCGTCGCCATCGCCTGCAGCGTGGGCTCCCTCGTCCTGCTGATGACCGCGTTCCGCCTGCCGGCCGGCCAGGTGCAGTTGCTGGTGCTGGCGCTCGGCGCCCTGCTGTGCGCCGGGACGGCCGGGCCGGGGGCCGCCATGGTGGCGAATCTGACGCCCGCGGCCATCGCCGCGACGGCGTTCGCCACGCTCACCCTGGCCCAGAGCCTGCTCGGACTGGCCCCCGGCCCCGCGGTCACCGGCGCGCTCGCGGACCGGTTCGGTCTGCTCGGCGCGCTCCAGCTCGTCCCGCTCGTGGCGATCGCGGCCACCGTGGCCTTCCTGATCGGCCGCCGCCACTACGACCGCGACCTGCTCCGGCTGACCGGCGCCGCCCCGGTGGCGGAGCCGAAGGAACCGGAGGTGTCCTCATGA